In Chitinophagaceae bacterium, the genomic window CCCGCATCAATGGAAAATATTTTATGATGAATATGTTTCGCGAAATGGTATGTCTGAAAAGAAGAAACAAATCTGCAACAGGCAATACAAAAAGCTGATCGCGCAATCATTAATCGAACACAAACGGGATGGATTTATTTCCAAGAATCCAGCGAACACAGGCAGCATTAAACAGGTTCTTGAAATGTTTCCGAACGCAAAATTCATTTACATCTACCGGAATCCCTTGATGGTTTTTCAATCCACCCTAAATTTTTTTTCCGCAGTAATGGAAACATTGCAACTGCAGGAATTTACAAACGAAGAAATGGAAGAAATGATTTTTGAATTGTATGAAAAACTGATTAAAGATTATGAATTGCAAAAATCATTGATACCAGCACACCACCTTATTGAAATACGATATGAAGAATTTCTGAAAAGCCCTGTCGAACATCTGAAGCTGATTTATTCAACCTTGCAATTGAATGGTTTTGAAATGGCGCTTCCTCACTTCATTACTTATCTGGATACACAAAAGCGGTTTGAAAAAAATAAACATGAATTTGACAAGATGCAACTTGACAGGATCTTGAAGCGTTGGGATTTTGCTATGAAGCATTATGGCTATTTAACACCATCAACTGATGAACCTGCCTGAATTGTGCCACACCGCTCTAAACCCTCTAAACATTATAAACCCTTCAAACTCTTCAAGCCCTTCACTACCTGAACCATCTAAATCTTTCAACCCCTGAACCCATTAAACCTTTCCTTCTTTATTTCCCCAACTTCAATCCCTACATTTGCACCACAAAAAAGCAACCTATGCCCATAGATCGTTACCAGCAACCGGATTATTACCAGGTAGATGAATTATTAACCGATGAGCAGAAACTGATTCGAGATACAGTTCGTGCATGGGTAAAAAAGGAAGTTTCTCCCATTATTGAGGACTATGCACAACGTGCTGAGTTTCCCAAACAGTTGATCAAAGGGTTGGCAGAGCAAGGTTGTTTTGGTCCAACCATTCCGGTTGAATATGGCGGAGGTGGCCTGGATCATATTTCTTATGGACTGATGATGCAGGAAATTGAGCGTGGTGATTCAGGTGTTCGTTCAACGGCTTCTGTACAGGGTTCTTTGGTGATGTATCCGATTTATGCGTATGGAAGTGAAGAGCAACGTAAAAAATATTTACCGAAGCTGGCAAGCGGAGAATGGATGGGTTGTTTCGGATTGACGGAGCCTGATTATGGTTCCAACCCTTCCGACATGATCACCAATATTAAAGATGCCGGCGACCATGTGATTTTAAATGGCGCAAAAATGTGGATCTCCAATTCACCTTTTGCAGATATTGCGGTAGTGTGGGCAAAAGACGAAGCAGGCGTCATCCGTGGATTGATTGTAGAGCGCGGCATGAAAGGATTCACCACGCCTGAAACACATGGTAAATGGTCGTTGCGGGCATCCGCTACGGGAGAATTGGTTTTCGATAACGTTCAGGTTCCAAAGGAAAATATTCTTCCGAATGTAAAAGGACTGAAAGGTCCATTGGGTTGCTTGAGCAAAGCACGTTACGGAATTGCATGGGGCGCATTAGGTGCTGCGATGGATTGTTATGATTCTGCGTTGCGTTATTCACAGGAACGCATTCAGTTCGGCAGGCCGATAGGAGGGTTTCAGCTCACGCAAAAGAAACTTGCTGAGATGATTACAGAAATCACCAAAGCACAACTATTGGTTTGGCGATTGGGCGTATTGATGAATGAAAACCGTGCAACACCCGGACAAATTTCCATGGCGAAAAGAAATTCTGTGGAAATCGCATTAAACATTGCGCGGGAAGCAAGACAGATACACGGCGGCATGGGCATTACCGGCGAATATCCGATCATGCGACACATGATGAATCTTGAATCAGTTGTAACTTATGAAGGAACACATGATATTCATCTGTTGATTACGGGAATGGATGTTACAGGGTTGAATGCATTTAAGTAATAGAAGCCTGATAGACCTTTCAATCTATTTAGCTCTTCTTTGCCAAAGCTAAAACCACCTGTTCTTCTTTCTTCCATTCACGATCCATCACAAATGTGCCGAATGGAATTAAGGAAGCAAGAAAGGAGATGGCCGTTTTTTTCAGCGACCATGATTGTGTAATCTTCACAACCGTCAGAGCAAACAGATAGAAAATGAATAACAGTCCGTGCACCCAGCCGGTATATTTCACAGCTTCAGGAATATCTGCCATGTATTTTAATGGCATTGCTATAAATAACAGCACTAAAAAAGAAATGCCTTCCGTAATTCCTGCAAGCCTTAACCTTCCGATAGAAGTATTCGAAAAATTTAATTTCATATCACTAAGATTTTTTAAGCGTTACCAATTCAAACATTTAATTAACATTTGTTCCTGAAATTTCTAAACCGTTCAAACCCTTCCATCTCATCAGCTCTTCTTTCCCGGCAGCAATGGTACAAACTTAAACGTATCAAACACCTCTTCTTTAATTTCTGCTTCAGAAATTTTAGTGTATCGTTTCATAAGTTGCATTTCGCCGCTTCCAACCGGAATCACAAGTATGCCACCTGTTTTTAATTGTGTCAATAATTTTTCAGGGAGAAAAGGTGCTGCTGCAGTCACCAGTATTTTATCAAACGGTGCAAACGAAGTAAGTCCTTCATAACCGTCGCCATAGAAACATTTTACCTGCGAATAGCCAAGTGTTGGTAGCAGTGCTTTTGTTTTTTCATACAATTTTTTCATCCGCTCAATCGTAAATATACGCGCTTTCATTTCAGCGAGAATGCAGGCCTGGTAACCTGAACCTGTTCCTACTTCCAATAATTTGTCGCTCTTTTTCAGTTCGAGCAATTGAGTTTGATAAGCAACTGTGTAAGGTTGCGAAATAGTTTGGCCTTCACCTATCGGGAAAGCGGTGTCTTCATAAGCACGTTCTATAAAGGCGCTTTCAAAAGCAAACAAATGACGTGGCACCGTTTCCATGGCACGCAAAACCTCCACATCATGAATGCCTTTGGCTCTCACAACCTCCACTAATTTTTTGCGCATGCCTTTATGACGGAAAGTATCTGCTTCGTTCATCTGAAATATATTATTCGACTTGATTTGTTTGCAAAGATAATCGGAACACGATGGAATTGCTTGCACCTGAAATTTGGATGCGACAAATTATCCGAATAACTATTAAAGCAATTGGAACGATAACTAAAAGAGGAAGCAATGTTCAAAATTCTTAAAACCAACTACCTATTCTTTGCGGACTTTTGCTCCATTGCGATAAAGTTCATGATCGATGATAATGTATCTTACCGAAGTAGTATTTATATTTGTCACCTTCACCCGTACTTCAATCACAATACAACTCTATCATGACTCCCATAAAATTTGGAACAGACGGATGGCGCGCCATCATTGCACAGGATTATACGGTTGACAATGTTACCAGGGTTGCTTACGCAACCGCTTTGTGGATCAAAAAAAATTATCCGGAGCCCAAAGTGCTTATCGGCTATGATTGCCGGTTTGGCGGACAGTTGTTTGCCGAAACAACAGCAAAAGTGATGTGCGCCAATGGTGTTAAAGTATTTCTGGCCGAAGGGTTTGTTTCTACGCCAATGGTTTCTATGGGTACAAAACATTTCGGAGCAGGCATGGGAGTGGTAATTACCGCCAGCCACAATCCCCCTTCTTACAATGGATTTAAATTGAAGAGTGAAGCAGGCGGACCAAGTTCACCAGCTATTATTGCGGAAGTAGAGCGTATGATTCCTGATACCATCGAAGTGGCCACTGTTTCGTTAACAGCGTATGAATCGGGTGGATTACTGGAATACGTTGACCTTGAAACTTTGTACGTCGATTTAGTGCGTAAAAATTTTGACCTGGATGGAATCAACAACAGCAATGTAATAGTTGCGTATGATGCCATGTATGGCGCAGGACAAAACGTGATTCCGCAGGTTTTGAAAAGTCCGATCCTGTTGCATTGCGATTACAATCCTTCTTTCAAAGGTCAGGCACCTGAACCGCTCGATCGCAATTTACAAGAGCTTGCATCGCTCATTAAAAATTCTCCTCAAAATGTCTGCGGATGGGCGACTGATGGTGATGCAGACCGGATTGGGATGTACGATGAAGATGGAAATTTTGTAGATGCACACCACATCATCTTGCTGCTTATTCACTATTTGCACAAGTATAAAAATATGAATGGCAAAGTGGTGGTGGCATTCTCAGTCTCTGATAAAGTAAAGAAGATGTGCCTGAAATATGGATTACCTATTGAAGTCACCCAGATCGGTTTCAAATACATCAGCGAGAAAATGGTGAAAGAAGATGTGCTGGTAGGTGGAGAAGAATCCGGTGGCATTGCAGTGAAAGGACATATTCCGGAGCGCGATGGTATTTGGGATGGATTGATCTTACTGGAGTTTATGGCGAAAACCGGCAAGACGATGAAACAGATTATCCAGGAAGTGTATGATGTGGTTGGGTCTTTCAGCTTTGACCGTCTTGATCTGCACCTTGATGAAGCTTTGAAACAACAGATCGTCCAGAATTGCAAAGAAAATAAATACACTTCTTTTGGAAAATATACGGTGCAACGCGTCGAAGATATTGACGGTTTCAAATATCATTTCAGTGATAACGAATGGATCATGATACGCGCATCAGGCACAGAACCTTTGCTGCGGGTTTATGGTGAAGCGCCTACAAAAGCTGAGGTGACGGAATTGTTACAGACAGCAAAGAAGGCTTTATTAGGTTGATTGTTTATAGCCGATGGAAAGTAGTGAGTCCTTGGTCTTTAGTCTTTAGACTTTAGTCTTCAGTCATTTCTTGAAAACCACAAAATTTAACTTAATCTTCGAACACATGCCAACCAGATTTTTCATCGCATTTTCCCTCTTAATTACCTTCCACAACATTGCGCACTCACAAAATGTAATGACTCCTGATCTCTTGTGGAAGCTCGGAAGAGTGGCCGGTGAGAATATTTCTCCTGATGGCAAGAATGTGATTTATGGTGTTACCAATTATGACATGGAAGCGAACAAAGGTGAACGAAATCTTTATTCTATTCCTGTAAATGGTGGCGGAGCAAAGCAGATTACAACAACAGCCGGAACAGAATACAATGTGCAGGTAACACCTTCAGGAAAAATGGGTTACCTCTCCAATGGACAATGGTGGGAAGGAAATTGGGATGGAACAGATGCAAAACAAGTAACCACTATTGAAGGAGGAATTGACAATGTAAAATTTTCAACGGATGGAAAATATGTTTTGTTTTCACAGGAAGTAAAAATTCAAAATACAGTTACCGAACGCTATCCTGATTTGCAAAAAGCCAATGCGCATGGCGCTGACGATCTCATGTACCGCCATTGGGATGGTTGGGATGATGGCGCTTACAACCACGTTTTTTATGCAGCTTACACTGCTGTTGGCATCACGAATCCGAAAGATATTATGCAGGGTGAAGCATACGACAGTCCGCAAACTCCTTTTGGCGGTGCTGAAGATTTTACCTTCGATGCTGCAGCAACCGGCATTTTCTATGTTTGTAAAAAGAAAAGTGGAAAAGAAGCGGCTGTCAGCACCAACTCAGATATCTGGTATTATTCCATTGCCAACGGCACTACCGTGAATATTACAGTGGATGGAAAGGGATATGATACACAACCTCAGATGGCTCCCAAGTCCAACATGCTTGCTTTCACAAGCATGGCGCGCGATGGATATGAAGCGGATAAAAATGACCTGGTTGTTTTAAATATTGCAACCAGTAAAAAATACAACCTCACTAAAGACTGGGACGAAACAGTTGAATCTTTTCGATGGAGTAATGACGGTTCGAAAATTTATTTCCTTGCGGTGAAAGAAGGAACAGAGCAACTGTTTGAAATTTCCCTGCAAAAGGACATTGAAAAAAATACAGCAACAAATATCCGGCAGGTTACCAACGGACCATTCGATTTGAATGCAATCGTAGGTCAGTCTGGCGATTGGATCATTGCGTCGAAGAGCGATATGAATCATGCAAATGAATTGGTGCGCGTGAATTTAAAAACCGGTGAAGTAACTGTGCTTACATCCGTGAATAAAGTTGCTTATGAAGGCATCAGCTTAAGCCGGGTAGATAAAGTGTGGATGAAAACAACTGACGGACAAAAAATGCTGACATGGGTGATCTATCCACCTGATTTCGATGCAACTAAAAAGTATCCGACATTGCTTTATTGCCAGGGCGGACCACAATCTGCTGTTTCCCAATTTTATTCTTTTCGATGGAATTTTCAGTTGATGGCTGCAAATGGTTACATCGTGGTGGCACCCAATCGACGTGGTTTGCCTGGCTTCGGAACAAAATGGAATGAAGACATCAGCCAGGATTGGGGCGGACAAGCCATTAAGGATTATCTCACTGCTATCGACTCTGCGGCCACCTGGAGCTTCGTTGATAAATCAAGATTAGGCGCGGTTGGTGCGAGCTATGGAGGATATTCAGTGTATATGCTGGAAGGTGCGAGCAATGGGCGTTTCAAATCGATGATTTCTCATTGCGGTGTATTTGATCTTAACAGTTGGTACGCAACTACAGAAGAAATCTGGTTTGCAAACTGGGATGTCGGCGGACCATTCTGGTTGAAGCCCCAACCGAAAAGTTATATGCTTTCTAATCCTGTCAATTTTATTGACAGGTGGCGAACACCGATTATGGTGATTGAAGGAGAACGCGATTACCGCATTCCTTACACGCAAGGATTGGCAGCTTACCAATATGCACAACTCAAAGGCATAAAAAGCCGGTTGCTTGTTTTTCCTGATGAAGGACATTGGATACTGAAACCACAAAACAGCTTGCTGTGGCAAAGGGAATTCTTCAGGTGGTTGGATGAGACGTTGAAGAATTAGGTGGTTAAATTGTTAAATGGCTAAATGGTAGCGGCAAAGCCGGAACGTAGGATGACCGATCATTCAAGGCCGTCATCCTATGTTTGTAAAGCCCACGCACTTTATAACCCACTGCTTTTTGCGGCGGGAGCAGCAATCCTCAAGTATTAACAGCAAAAACACTATGACTTAGTTTCAGACTATGCACTTACTTTAAAGTACGTGCATTAAATTAGTCAGGCATCCCATACTAATCCTGCAATTCCACCAAATACCGTTTATTTTTGCGACACAAATTTTGTGAAGATGGAATTGCCCAAAACATTTGACCCAACCGGATTAGACGATCGCTGGTATCAGCGATGGATGGATCAACGCCTGTTCGAATCAAAACCCGACGAAAGGGAACCTTATACTATTGTAATTCCTCCACCCAACGTCACAGGTGTATTGCACATGGGTCATGCACTCAACAATACCATCCAGGATATCTGCATTCGTCGCGCACGCATGCAGGGAAAAAATGCATGCTGGGTTCCGGGAACAGATCATGCTTCTATTTCCACAGAAGCAAAAGTGGTAGCGATGCTGCGTGAAAAAGGTATTGAGAAGCGTGAACTTTCGCGCGATGAGTTTCTGAAATATGCCTGGGAATGGCGCGATAAATATGGTGGCATCATCCTGAAACAAATCCGCAAACTGGGTTGCAGTTGCGACTGGAACCGGACCACTTTCACGATGGACGATGATTATTATCGTGCGGTAATTCAAGTGTTCATTGATCTCTATAAAAAAGGCCACATTTATCGTGGTAACAAAATGATCAACTGGGATCCGAAAGCCAAAACATCATTGAGCGATGAAGAAGTGATTAAGAGAGAAGTGAAGTCAAAACTTTATTTTCTCCGATATAAATTGGAAGGTGATGGCGATGAATGGATCACGATTGCCACAGTTCGTCCCGAAACTATTTTAGGTGACACTGCAATTTGTGTGCATCCTGAGGATGACCGGTACAAAAATCTCATAGGTCGTTTTGCTTTGGTTCCGCTCATCAATCGACGTATTCCCATCATCGCAGATGAATATGTGGAGCGCGAATTTGGAACCGGTGCATTAAAGGTGACACCGGCGCACGACATGAATGATTACAACCTTGGTCTGAAACATCATTTGGAAGTAATTGATACCCTCAACGAAGATGGAACGATGAGTAAAGCTGCACAGCTTTACATTGGTCAGGATCGATTCGAGTGTAGAAAAAATATTGTGAAGGACTTAGAGGCGCAAGGACATTTAGTAAAAGTAGAAGAGTACACCAACCAGATTGGATTTTCCGAGCGAACAGATGTCGTGGTGGAGCCACGCATTTCTATGCAATGGTGGTGTAACATGAAGGAAATGGCAAAGCCTGCTTTGGAAGCGGTGATGCAGGAAGAAATTAAATTCTATCCTTCAAAATTCAAAAACACCTATCGTTTATGGATGGAAAGCATCCGCGACTGGTGCATCAGCCGTCAACTTTGGTGGGGACATAGAATTCCGGTTTGGTATGCACCTGATGGAAGATTCGCGGTAGCTGAAACTGTAGCAGAAGCATTAAACATTTTGAACCAGGAATCAACAACCAAAGCAACCAATTCCCTTCTCACAATTGACCATTCACCACTCACCATTCACGATCTCAAACAGGACGAAGATGTTCTCGACACCTGGTTTTCCAGTTGGCTCTGGCCTTTTGAAGTGTTCAAAGGATTGAGCAATCCCGGAAATGAAGAGATGAAATATTATTATCCAACGCAAACATTGGTTACAGCGCCTGAAATCATTTTTTTCTGGGTGGCGCGAATGATCATGAGTGGCTTTGAATACATGAAGGAAAAGCCCTTCGACCAGGTTTACTTTACCGGTATTGTTCGTGATAAACAGGGAAGAAAAATGTCGAAGTCATTGGGTAATTCGCCGGACTTACTGGGCTTGATTGATCAATATGGTGCTGATGCAGTGCGATTCGGAGTGCTCATTTCTTCTCCTGCAGGTAATGATATTTTGTATGATGAAAAGCTGGTAGAGCAGGGAAGAAATTTCAACAATAAAATATGGAACGTATTAAGACTGGTGAAAGGGTGGGAGGTTGCAGAAGATCTTTCAAAAAATCAATCGGAGAGTGCCGCTAATTTGTTTGCGACTGAGTGGTTTGAAAACAGGTTGAACGGTGCCGCACACCAGATTGAAAAATTATTCAAACAGTTTGATATTTCTCAGGCATTAAAGGAAATTTATTCGTTGATATGGGATGATTTCTGTTCGTGGTACCTTGAAATGATCAAACCTGAATTTGGTCAGCCGATTGATGATTATTCCTTCAATAAGACCATCGAATTTTTAGAACGGTTGATGCAACTGCTTCATCCTTTCATGCCATTTATTACTGAAGAAGTCTTTCAGCAAATTCGTGAAAGGGGAGAAAGCGAATTTGTAATGATCTCACAATTCCCTGAAGTTCCTGAACCTGATTCATTCATAATGGCTGATGGTGAAAAAGTGAAACAGATCATCACGACAATTCGTGACATCCGCAACCGCAACGGGCTGAAGCAAAAGGATAAATTGACACTGTATGTTTCTACGGGAATGGAACTTGGTGACGGAATGAAAAAAAATATTTCGAGACTGGCCATGCTTAGCGCGATTGAAGAAACTGCAAAGGACGTGGAGCAATCATTTTCTTTTCTGATTGGCGCCGATAAATTTTTCCTTGAATCACCTCAAGGACTTGACTCCGGAGAAGAACAATCCAGGCTCGAAAAGGACATCGAATACCAACGTGGCTTTTTAACTTCTGTAATGAAGAAACTTGACAATCAGAATTTTGTCGCAAAAGCTTCATCAGATATCATTGACAAGGAGAAGAAAAAAGCCGAAGATGCACAGGAAAAAATCCGGTTGATGGAAGAAAGATTGCGGGTGATTGCCCGATAGAGTTAGATCGTTGAATTGCTAAATTTTTGAATGGCTAAATTGTTCGGTGACAGAGGGCATTGTGACGAATCAATCAAGTTCGTCATCTTATGTTTACAATGACGGCCATGATTGATCAGCTTTCTCTTCGGCTTCGCCGCAACCATTTAGCAATTTAGCCATGCAACCGTTTGGTAAATTAATGATCAAATATCAAATTATCCTCTTCATTCAGACTTGATAAATCCATCCCGAATTCACCTTCGTATATGCCGTTATCATTGAATCAAGGTAATGGAAGCCAAAGTAAAATACGATGAAGTAAAGCGCAAAATCTTCCTTGTATCAAGGATTTTTGGGTTTGTCCTGGTGGTAACCTTCAATGCATTTATATTCATCACAGATTATCCTCCTGCTAGTTCGCCGTCGTTAAAGTTAATTGCAGAATTCGTGGATCATGCCTCTATGGAGCATCATATTAACGAATCTCCATTCACACTCAATTTAAATTTCAAAGTTGCACCGGCTCACGTAATGGACGCAGCAACTTCTTTCCCTATTACACTCCCGCAATTTACACCTGCCATCTTATGGCTCATGGTATTTGGTTTAACGATATGTTTCATTTGTTTTTGTTTCTTCAGGGGTGAAAAGAACATGAACACACAATTTTTTCCTGGTATTCTCCTGCCACCTCCCAAATATTTGTAACCTCATAAAGTAAGCAATAGTAATGCTGATGGAAATCATCGCGCTGCTTTATCTCTTTCAACCTGTTTAACCGCCAATTTTTAATTCGTGCACAGGCTATCCCGGTTTCGGATAATTTAAATCCAATAGCAACTTGTAGTTACGGCGATATCTATTGCTTCCAAATTCAATGGGTGCTCGAAAGCACTTATCCTGTTCACCATCAACTTTCAACCATGAAATTTCTACCCTTTTATTTCACCATAATTTTTCTCACCGTATTTACTTCAGCGCAAGCGCATGACGGCTCATTGCAAGGAACAATCACCGATAACATTAGCAATTTTCCTATCACAGGT contains:
- a CDS encoding phosphoglucomutase/phosphomannomutase family protein encodes the protein MTPIKFGTDGWRAIIAQDYTVDNVTRVAYATALWIKKNYPEPKVLIGYDCRFGGQLFAETTAKVMCANGVKVFLAEGFVSTPMVSMGTKHFGAGMGVVITASHNPPSYNGFKLKSEAGGPSSPAIIAEVERMIPDTIEVATVSLTAYESGGLLEYVDLETLYVDLVRKNFDLDGINNSNVIVAYDAMYGAGQNVIPQVLKSPILLHCDYNPSFKGQAPEPLDRNLQELASLIKNSPQNVCGWATDGDADRIGMYDEDGNFVDAHHIILLLIHYLHKYKNMNGKVVVAFSVSDKVKKMCLKYGLPIEVTQIGFKYISEKMVKEDVLVGGEESGGIAVKGHIPERDGIWDGLILLEFMAKTGKTMKQIIQEVYDVVGSFSFDRLDLHLDEALKQQIVQNCKENKYTSFGKYTVQRVEDIDGFKYHFSDNEWIMIRASGTEPLLRVYGEAPTKAEVTELLQTAKKALLG
- a CDS encoding sulfotransferase, encoding MAKRKFRVAFSTIAAASFGIFFKLVVKYPVDKKYLGRGLLAGAVSLLSEPFRWIEQLLYSRKLSRTPMPESPVFILGHWRSGTTLLHNVLCKDEQFAFVTTYQSVFVNQFFASRWLFRSLMKWLMPEKRPSDNVLLSPDFPQEEGFALCNINSYSFYNYWYFPHQWKIFYDEYVSRNGMSEKKKQICNRQYKKLIAQSLIEHKRDGFISKNPANTGSIKQVLEMFPNAKFIYIYRNPLMVFQSTLNFFSAVMETLQLQEFTNEEMEEMIFELYEKLIKDYELQKSLIPAHHLIEIRYEEFLKSPVEHLKLIYSTLQLNGFEMALPHFITYLDTQKRFEKNKHEFDKMQLDRILKRWDFAMKHYGYLTPSTDEPA
- a CDS encoding DUF3817 domain-containing protein, with the translated sequence MKLNFSNTSIGRLRLAGITEGISFLVLLFIAMPLKYMADIPEAVKYTGWVHGLLFIFYLFALTVVKITQSWSLKKTAISFLASLIPFGTFVMDREWKKEEQVVLALAKKS
- a CDS encoding valine--tRNA ligase produces the protein MELPKTFDPTGLDDRWYQRWMDQRLFESKPDEREPYTIVIPPPNVTGVLHMGHALNNTIQDICIRRARMQGKNACWVPGTDHASISTEAKVVAMLREKGIEKRELSRDEFLKYAWEWRDKYGGIILKQIRKLGCSCDWNRTTFTMDDDYYRAVIQVFIDLYKKGHIYRGNKMINWDPKAKTSLSDEEVIKREVKSKLYFLRYKLEGDGDEWITIATVRPETILGDTAICVHPEDDRYKNLIGRFALVPLINRRIPIIADEYVEREFGTGALKVTPAHDMNDYNLGLKHHLEVIDTLNEDGTMSKAAQLYIGQDRFECRKNIVKDLEAQGHLVKVEEYTNQIGFSERTDVVVEPRISMQWWCNMKEMAKPALEAVMQEEIKFYPSKFKNTYRLWMESIRDWCISRQLWWGHRIPVWYAPDGRFAVAETVAEALNILNQESTTKATNSLLTIDHSPLTIHDLKQDEDVLDTWFSSWLWPFEVFKGLSNPGNEEMKYYYPTQTLVTAPEIIFFWVARMIMSGFEYMKEKPFDQVYFTGIVRDKQGRKMSKSLGNSPDLLGLIDQYGADAVRFGVLISSPAGNDILYDEKLVEQGRNFNNKIWNVLRLVKGWEVAEDLSKNQSESAANLFATEWFENRLNGAAHQIEKLFKQFDISQALKEIYSLIWDDFCSWYLEMIKPEFGQPIDDYSFNKTIEFLERLMQLLHPFMPFITEEVFQQIRERGESEFVMISQFPEVPEPDSFIMADGEKVKQIITTIRDIRNRNGLKQKDKLTLYVSTGMELGDGMKKNISRLAMLSAIEETAKDVEQSFSFLIGADKFFLESPQGLDSGEEQSRLEKDIEYQRGFLTSVMKKLDNQNFVAKASSDIIDKEKKKAEDAQEKIRLMEERLRVIAR
- a CDS encoding acyl-CoA dehydrogenase family protein; translation: MPIDRYQQPDYYQVDELLTDEQKLIRDTVRAWVKKEVSPIIEDYAQRAEFPKQLIKGLAEQGCFGPTIPVEYGGGGLDHISYGLMMQEIERGDSGVRSTASVQGSLVMYPIYAYGSEEQRKKYLPKLASGEWMGCFGLTEPDYGSNPSDMITNIKDAGDHVILNGAKMWISNSPFADIAVVWAKDEAGVIRGLIVERGMKGFTTPETHGKWSLRASATGELVFDNVQVPKENILPNVKGLKGPLGCLSKARYGIAWGALGAAMDCYDSALRYSQERIQFGRPIGGFQLTQKKLAEMITEITKAQLLVWRLGVLMNENRATPGQISMAKRNSVEIALNIAREARQIHGGMGITGEYPIMRHMMNLESVVTYEGTHDIHLLITGMDVTGLNAFK
- a CDS encoding protein-L-isoaspartate(D-aspartate) O-methyltransferase; the protein is MNEADTFRHKGMRKKLVEVVRAKGIHDVEVLRAMETVPRHLFAFESAFIERAYEDTAFPIGEGQTISQPYTVAYQTQLLELKKSDKLLEVGTGSGYQACILAEMKARIFTIERMKKLYEKTKALLPTLGYSQVKCFYGDGYEGLTSFAPFDKILVTAAAPFLPEKLLTQLKTGGILVIPVGSGEMQLMKRYTKISEAEIKEEVFDTFKFVPLLPGKKS
- a CDS encoding S9 family peptidase produces the protein MPTRFFIAFSLLITFHNIAHSQNVMTPDLLWKLGRVAGENISPDGKNVIYGVTNYDMEANKGERNLYSIPVNGGGAKQITTTAGTEYNVQVTPSGKMGYLSNGQWWEGNWDGTDAKQVTTIEGGIDNVKFSTDGKYVLFSQEVKIQNTVTERYPDLQKANAHGADDLMYRHWDGWDDGAYNHVFYAAYTAVGITNPKDIMQGEAYDSPQTPFGGAEDFTFDAAATGIFYVCKKKSGKEAAVSTNSDIWYYSIANGTTVNITVDGKGYDTQPQMAPKSNMLAFTSMARDGYEADKNDLVVLNIATSKKYNLTKDWDETVESFRWSNDGSKIYFLAVKEGTEQLFEISLQKDIEKNTATNIRQVTNGPFDLNAIVGQSGDWIIASKSDMNHANELVRVNLKTGEVTVLTSVNKVAYEGISLSRVDKVWMKTTDGQKMLTWVIYPPDFDATKKYPTLLYCQGGPQSAVSQFYSFRWNFQLMAANGYIVVAPNRRGLPGFGTKWNEDISQDWGGQAIKDYLTAIDSAATWSFVDKSRLGAVGASYGGYSVYMLEGASNGRFKSMISHCGVFDLNSWYATTEEIWFANWDVGGPFWLKPQPKSYMLSNPVNFIDRWRTPIMVIEGERDYRIPYTQGLAAYQYAQLKGIKSRLLVFPDEGHWILKPQNSLLWQREFFRWLDETLKN